The following is a genomic window from bacterium.
CAGGTCTCGTACTGGTACTTGGCGCGCAGGGCCTCGGGCATCGCGATGAACTCGATCGCCGGCTCCTCGCCCAGCGCCGCGAAGACCGCCCGCGCGAGGTCGATCCAGGTGCGCGCCCTGCCGGTGCCCACGTTGTAGAGCCCGCCGGGCGCAGCCGTCTCGCCGAAGAAGCGCGTGACGGCCACGGCGTCGGCCACGTAGACGAAGTCGCGCCGCTGCTCGCCGTCCGCGTACTCCTCGCGGTAGGAGCGGAAGAGCTGCACGCTGCCCCGCGCGCGGATCTGCTGGAAGGCCTTGTGCACCACCGAGCGCATCTCCCCCTTGTGGTCCTCGCCCGGCCCGTAGACATTGAAGTACTTGAGCCCCACCACGCGCCCCGCCGCGTAGAGCCCGGCGTCCAGCGCCCACAGGTCGAAGGCCTG
Proteins encoded in this region:
- the rfaD gene encoding ADP-glyceromanno-heptose 6-epimerase, whose translation is ADYLDKVEFRARFRSEGLAGAQVVYHLGACSSTSELDAGYLMDNNTRYTRELCEAALAAGARFVYASSGATYGDGALGYDDADSVTPRLAPLNMYGYSKQAFDLWALDAGLYAAGRVVGLKYFNVYGPGEDHKGEMRSVVHKAFQQIRARGSVQLFRSYREEYADGEQRRDFVYVADAVAVTRFFGETAAPGGLYNVGTGRARTWIDLARAVFAALGEEPAIEFIAMPEALRAKYQYETCATTAKLRAAGYAAAFHTLEAGVADYVGKHLLPAAAREEA